The region TCCAACTGTGCCACATATTTACTTGCTAGCTTGGTACTTATCCCTAGCATTTTAGCGCCTCCGGTAAAGGACTTTTGCTTAGCAACAGCAATAAAGGTTTCCATTCCGGTCAAGGTATCCATAATGTGCTCCTTATGAATAATATGTTCACAGTCACTCTATATAACACTATATTATCACTTTAATATAGCTAACCTAATCCTAGCTTGATTAGACTTTTACACCCCAATTGTGACAGCCGAATAGATAAAATGAATAACATCCAAAGACAACAATACTTTAAAAGACTTGAGCTAAGTGAAGTAGACAAAACGTATGCGGGACTCAAAGCGCTACAAGAGCAGCATATGAAGAAAATTCCTTTTGAGAACCTAGACGTAGTGGTAGGTAGAGACATCCTTTTGTCGCCAGAGTATTTATTTAACAAAATTGTTGAACGAAAAAGAGGTGGCTATTGTTTTGAGTTGAACTTACTCTACGCATCACTCCTTAGTTCGCTGGGCTTCAAGCCTAAACCCGTGATGGGGAGAGTTTGGTTGCGTAACCCAAAGCAAATGCCCCCTCGAAATCACCTAGCTCACTTACTAACGTTAGAAGAGAAAACCTATCTTACCGATGTTGGCTTTGGCGCACTAGCACCTAGAGTGCCACTAGATATAAATTCCAGCCAAGAAATAGAAGATGGTGACGGAATCGTGAGAATCATCAACACTGCCCCTAACCAATACATGGTGCAGCGAAAAGTAGCAAGTCAATGGGAAAATCAATACAGTTTCGAAGATATAGAAATTAGCCATGATGACATTCAGATTGCCAATTTTTTCATGTCAAAGAGTGAGTCTTCTCACTTTTACCAGCATCGATTTATCGGCATATTTACCGAAGATGGACGGATGGGATTATTTGACAATAAATTGACTAAACGCATTGGCATTAATACCGTAGAAAGCTCAGACGTTTCAACACCCGAGAAATGGCTTTCAACCCTAAAAAACACATTCAATATGGAGTTAGATTTCTCAGATAACGAGCTCTCTATATTGTTTTCGATAAACCGGGGCTAGCTCAAGTCATCATGAGCTTATGAAAAACAAAGACTTAGCTAACCGCTTATAAAATGGATTCTACAACTTAGCACTCATGAACGACATCCTGTTTGATTTTTGGTCGTTACGGGATAACAAAAATTCACATTCATGAATAATAACGGTTAAATATTTCCAAATTAAAACTTGGAAAATTAACCTTTTTGCTTACATTGATATGTCGATGTAAGTACCTACAAGGCGACAAAACTCTCCACCTCAGTTAAAAACACCAGTTAGCCTTCTCATGTAAGTAACCGACTATAAACATTTTGTTCATAGTCATTCCATAATAAAGCGCATTATCATTTTTATATGGTTAATCTACTATTTACCTCGCTAGCATCAATTCACTTTTGATTAACTAAATATACGAGGACTTACCATGTCAAACGCACTTAAAATTTACAGCTTCCCTCTATCTGGTCACTCCCACCGAGTGATCTTATTTGCCAGTCTAGCCGGAATTGCTTATGAAATTATCAATTTGGATCTAGCAAATGGCGAGCATAAAAAGCAACCTTACCTATCAATCAACCCTGCCGGCCAAGTGCCTGCGATTGTTGATGGCACTACTGCGATAGCAGATTCCAATGCCATATTGGTATATCTCGCACGAAAATATGCACCGACCTTTCTACCTGAAGATCCAGTAAATGAGGCTGAAGTGCAAAAGTACCTTTCACTTGCAGCGGGCGAAATTGCTTTTGGGCCAGCGGCAGCGCGTCTCATTAATGTATTCAACGCGGATCTAGATCGTGAATTTACCCATACAATTGCTGCACAAGCGTTAACCAAATTAGAAACATCGCTTACAGGTAAAGACTTTCTTGTGGGTAACAAGCCTTCTATCGCGGATGTTGCCATCTATAGCTATGTTGCACATGCCCCTGAAGGCGATATTTCATTAGAGCCGTACCCAAATGTCCGTCGCCTACTAAAAAACATTGAAGCCTTACATGGCTTCATTCCATTCAAAGCAACTAAAGTTGGTTTAGCTGCATAATACATTGCTTGCTAACTGCTTTTCTATATGAGGAAGGAAGGTGTCTACCGAGTTATTTGTGCTTGCTATGGCGGGTGGTTTTCTCTTACTACTCGCCTTAGTTCAGGCACTTGTAACATTTTTACGCTGGGTCTATTGACGACAGGTTGCACACGCAATTGTCTATGTCATTCAAACTCCTTGGCTTAGAACAACGGCTTGAGGTGTCGCTGGCTTCGTACTCACGGCACCTCCAATCATTGATTAATCAAGATTGACCAGTCGCGGTGGCGAAAAAGAAACCGGTAGATGTCGCATGGTATCGATATCTACCTTTTTATGACACTAAACGGACACAAAATTCATACTAAGAAATTGATAATTCGTCATATTTTTATATTTTATTTTCTTCACTTAGGTACTGGAAACAGCCGCCTCGCAGAAATCAAGTGACTAAAATATCAACACTGTGAAATACTGTTTTAACTGGTTATAAGGAAAGAGTCATGGCACACAAACCCATCAAAAAGAATGTGTTAATGTTATTAGCCGAAGGCTTTGAACTAATGGAAACCTCATGTTTTACCGATGTACTAGCTTGGGCAAGTTTTCTAGATCACGTTGATATCAAGTTAACAACTTCATCAACGACAGGCACGGTTAACACCGCATTTGGCGGCTTTAATGTCACAACAGATTCGACCATAGCGCAATTAAATTTAGATAGCTTTGACGCGCTTGCTATTCCAGGTGGAATGGAATGGGCCGGCTTTTTTGAGAACGCCCTATCTAAAGGATTTATTGCGGTAGTGAAACACTTTATCGCACAACGTAAGCCAGTAGCTGCTGTTTGTGTTGCCTCAACCTATATTGCCAAGAGTGGCGAATTTGTCGGAAGAAAGGCAACCATTTATCACTCCCAAACCGGTAAACACAAAGCCAAACTTGAAGGTATGGGGGTAAAATTTATTGATAAACCTGTTGTTGAAAGTGCCAATGTCATTACATCTACAGGGCCGGGCACTGCCGTCGAGGTAGCATTAGCCTTACTTGGTCAGTTAGCCGATGCAAATACCGTTAATGCGACACGACAAATGATGCGTATCCCTACCCCAGATAAAGATTGGTATCTACCGCAAGTTCAGTGACAAACACAAGATTAAGCAATATTAAATATTAGATGAGAAGTTTTAGGTAAATAAAACTTTCCGTTGATTTATTATTCACAGTACCCAATTTGCGTGAAGCAAAAGCCTTTGATATTCACTGACTCGTGGGCAAAGCCTCCGAGCGAATTGAGCACATTTCAGTTGCATTTTATGCCTTTTGCCCACCTAATCTCTCGTCCTATAGGGACATCCAGTTTCCGATGCAGTCTCATATTGCGATAAAAGCTAGCCTCGATGGTAAAGGTGAGAAATTAACAATGTAGGAATTGAAGAAGAGACAAAGCCGCCAGATAACAAGCCAGTAATCTGACCATCTTTAACTTCTAGATATACCATAATCAGGCTAGGTGAAGGTGTTTTCATAACCCCCTTGGCCAGTATGCACACTAGTTTTATCTAAGCCCGCTTTATCCTAACGTAAACAAGCTAAAGGTCCAGCAGCCGTTTCTGTAGCGGATTCATCGTTGAAGTTAACAATCAATCGTAACCTCAACAAGCCCGCTATCATTACTAGCAGCAGGCCGCGCACAGCAAAGAACAACCTCATTTTCATTATCGAAGTCGCATTGTGGTTGCTGGCTATAGTTAACACTTCCCGCTTTTTTCTTCACCACACAACTGCCACAAGAACCGTTTCTACAACCAAAATCAGGAGCCAAACCATGCTGTTCAGCAAACTCTAGTAAGCTTCCTTGATCAGGCGTCCATTCCTGCTCCACTTGCGACTTTTCGAACGTTACTAACGCTTGCTCAGCGTCGATAACAGCAGGCTGATTACTTTGTTCTGTTTGTCGAGCAATAGCACCTGACCCAAACGCTTCTGCAAAAATATTATTGTCATTAATACCGAGTGCTAAACACATGTCGTACATAGATTGCATATATGTTTGAGGGCCGCAAATGAACACTTGGTAGTTGTCTAGTCTTAAAGCCGCTTTAAGCACCTCTGCGTTTAACCGACCCTGAACTTGATAATCAAGCCCTGGTTGCGCATCTTGTGGATCACTTAACACCCAATAAACCTTCATCAAACCTTTTGAACGATCAGCTAATTGATTTAACTCATCGTAAAATGAACGCTCCTGCGGCGTTCTTGCTGAACAAAACACGTATAACTCACGTAAGTGCCTAGTGCGTGTTGTGTCCAGAATACAATGCCTAGCCATCGATAAAATTGGGGTGATACCAATACCGCCCGCCAGTAATATTGCAGGCCGCTGTTCTAAAGGGTCGATAACAAAGCCGCCTCTGGGCGCCTTGCATTCAATAATGTCCCCGACCGCCAACTCATAGTGCATATAATTTGAAAATACACCGTTAGTTTCTCGTTTAATTGCAATGCGATAATGCTCATCATGAGGAGAGCACGCCAACGTATAGGTGCGAATCTGGGGTTGACCGTCGACATCAGTTTTTAACGTCAGGAATTGTCCTGCCTCGAATGTTGGCTTGACACCACTAACGGGGCTCAAATAAAAGGCTTTCACATTTCGGCTTTCTTGTTCAACCTTAACAAGGCGATAATCCTGCCAAGTATGCAAGTTTTTGTGCGATTGTTTTTGCGCTTCAGCCGCCAGCCAAGTACCAGTAATTTCAGTTGTTGATGCATAATTATCAAAGTCAAAAACGAATGGTAA is a window of Thalassotalea euphylliae DNA encoding:
- a CDS encoding arylamine N-acetyltransferase family protein, whose amino-acid sequence is MNNIQRQQYFKRLELSEVDKTYAGLKALQEQHMKKIPFENLDVVVGRDILLSPEYLFNKIVERKRGGYCFELNLLYASLLSSLGFKPKPVMGRVWLRNPKQMPPRNHLAHLLTLEEKTYLTDVGFGALAPRVPLDINSSQEIEDGDGIVRIINTAPNQYMVQRKVASQWENQYSFEDIEISHDDIQIANFFMSKSESSHFYQHRFIGIFTEDGRMGLFDNKLTKRIGINTVESSDVSTPEKWLSTLKNTFNMELDFSDNELSILFSINRG
- a CDS encoding glutathione S-transferase family protein, whose product is MSNALKIYSFPLSGHSHRVILFASLAGIAYEIINLDLANGEHKKQPYLSINPAGQVPAIVDGTTAIADSNAILVYLARKYAPTFLPEDPVNEAEVQKYLSLAAGEIAFGPAAARLINVFNADLDREFTHTIAAQALTKLETSLTGKDFLVGNKPSIADVAIYSYVAHAPEGDISLEPYPNVRRLLKNIEALHGFIPFKATKVGLAA
- a CDS encoding DJ-1/PfpI family protein, whose protein sequence is MAHKPIKKNVLMLLAEGFELMETSCFTDVLAWASFLDHVDIKLTTSSTTGTVNTAFGGFNVTTDSTIAQLNLDSFDALAIPGGMEWAGFFENALSKGFIAVVKHFIAQRKPVAAVCVASTYIAKSGEFVGRKATIYHSQTGKHKAKLEGMGVKFIDKPVVESANVITSTGPGTAVEVALALLGQLADANTVNATRQMMRIPTPDKDWYLPQVQ
- a CDS encoding FAD-binding oxidoreductase gives rise to the protein MEINVSDSPFHQGEQYIQEQLGVRDRMETFGRRVIRDHFPQQHREFYHQLPFLFTGHSDSSGQVWASILCGEPGFISTPDEYHIQINTKPLPGDPLAESLSTGLKVGFLGIELATRRRNRFSATLNQKSKAGFELTIDQTFGNCPQYIQSRSIKVRAVQPTIAIERFTYFDEATMALIAQADTFFVASHSGEAVAGQASGADVSHRGGKPGFVRIDDKKTLTIPDYLGNNHFNTLGNFQVNSAAGLLFIDFERGDVISLTGHAEILWQESDIEHFQGAERAWQFKVTRLVRMKGVLPFVFDFDNYASTTEITGTWLAAEAQKQSHKNLHTWQDYRLVKVEQESRNVKAFYLSPVSGVKPTFEAGQFLTLKTDVDGQPQIRTYTLACSPHDEHYRIAIKRETNGVFSNYMHYELAVGDIIECKAPRGGFVIDPLEQRPAILLAGGIGITPILSMARHCILDTTRTRHLRELYVFCSARTPQERSFYDELNQLADRSKGLMKVYWVLSDPQDAQPGLDYQVQGRLNAEVLKAALRLDNYQVFICGPQTYMQSMYDMCLALGINDNNIFAEAFGSGAIARQTEQSNQPAVIDAEQALVTFEKSQVEQEWTPDQGSLLEFAEQHGLAPDFGCRNGSCGSCVVKKKAGSVNYSQQPQCDFDNENEVVLCCARPAASNDSGLVEVTIDC